In Populus alba chromosome 1, ASM523922v2, whole genome shotgun sequence, a single window of DNA contains:
- the LOC118047102 gene encoding serine carboxypeptidase-like 40 — translation MQELGPFRVYSDGKKLYKNRYSWNYAANVLFLESPAGVGFSYSNTTSDYEKSGDKRTAEDNYVFLVNWLERFSEYKDREFYISGESYAGHYVPELAHTIIYHNKKAMKTIINLKGILIGNAVINPETDRIGMYDYLGSHAIISDELVHKVRTHCNFSFNATPQSDECNEAVDEVRKDSSHIDIYNIYAPSCFHKSTTAKPKKHSLVNFDPCSDYYVYAYLNRPDVQEAMHANVTKLTHDWEPCSDIITSWSDSPSTIIPLLQELMVNGLRVWIFSGDTDARVPVTSTQYSINKMKLQVKTEWHPWYLEGEVGGYTQVYRGDLTFATVRGAGHQVPTYQPLGALSLIKHFLDGTSLPDTTRF, via the exons ATGCAAGAACTTGGACCATTTCGAGTATATAGTGATGgcaaaaaactttataaaaacagATACTCATGGAATTACG CTGCAaatgttttgtttcttgaatcTCCTGCGGGAGTGGGGTTTTCATACTCGAACACAACATCAGATTACGAGAAAAGTGGAGACAAGAGAACAGCTGAAGATAATTATGTGTTCTTAGTGAACTGGCTGGAGAGGTTTTCTGAGTACAAAGATAGAGAATTCTACATATCAGGTGAAAGCTATGCAGGACATTATGTGCCTGAACTTGCTCACACTATTATATACCATAACAAGAAGGCCATGAAGACCATTATCAATCTCAAAGGAATTCTT ATTGGGAATGCAGTAATCAACCCTGAAACTGATAGAATAGGAATGTATGACTATTTAGGAAGCCATGCTATAATTTCAGATGAGTTGGTTCATAAAGTACGAACACATTGCAATTTCTCATTCAATGCAACACCTCAGTCTGATGAGTGCAATGAAGCAGTAGATGAAGTAAGAAAGGATAGTTCTCATATCGATATATACAACATCTATGCTCCATCATGCTTTCATAAGAGTACCACAGCAAAGCCCAAGAAACATTCT CTGGTGAACTTCGATCCCTGCAGTGATTATTACGTGTATGCTTATCTTAATCGACCTGATGTCCAAGAAGCCATGCATGCCAATGTAACCAAGCTCACTCATGATTGGGAACCTTGTAGTGATATCATAACAAGTTGGTCAGATAGCCCTTCAACAATTATTCCTCTACTGCAAGAGCTCATGGTAAACGGTCTTCGAGTGTGGATATTTAG CGGTGATACAGATGCGAGGGTACCGGTTACTTCAACTCAGTATTCTATTAATAAGATGAAACTTCAAGTTAAAACCGAGTGGCATCCTTGGTACCTCGAAGGggag GTTGGAGGATACACGCAAGTGTACAGAGGAGATTTGACATTTGCCACCGTAAGGGGGGCAGGACATCAAGTGCCAACCTATCAGCCATTGGGAGCACTTTCCTTAATCAAGCATTTCCTTGATGGCACATCTCTTCCAGATACTACGAGATTTTAA